A single genomic interval of Pan paniscus chromosome 18, NHGRI_mPanPan1-v2.0_pri, whole genome shotgun sequence harbors:
- the CHST4 gene encoding carbohydrate sulfotransferase 4 has protein sequence MLLPKKMKLLLFLVSQMAILALFFHMYSHNISSLSMKAQPKRMHVLVLSSWRSGSSFVGQLFGQHPDVFYLMEPAWHVWMTFKQSTAWTLHMAVRDLIRAVFLCDMSVFDAYMEPGPRRQSSLFQWENSRALCSAPACDIIPQDEIIPRAHCRLLCSQQPFEVVEKACRSYSHVVLKEVRFFNLQSLYPLLKDPSLNLHIVHLVRDPRAVFRSRERTQGDLMIDSRIVMGQHEQKLKKEDQPYYVMQVICQSQLEIYKTIQSLPKALQERYLLVRYEDLARAPVAQTSRMYEFVGLEFLPHLQTWVHNITRGKGMGDHAFHTNARDALNVSQAWRWSLPYEKVSRLQKSCGDAMNLLGYRHVRSEQEQRNLLLDLLSTWTVPEQIH, from the coding sequence ATGCTACTGCCTAAAAAAATGAAGCTCCTGCTGTTTCTGGTTTCCCAGATGGCCATCTTGGCTCTATTCTTCCACATGTACAGCCACAACATCAGCTCCCTGTCTATGAAGGCACAGCCCAAGCGCATGCACGTGCTGGTTCTGTCTTCCTGGCGCTCTGGCTCTTCTTTTGTGGGGCAGCTTTTTGGGCAGCACCCAGATGTTTTCTACCTGATGGAGCCCGCCTGGCACGTGTGGATGACCTTCAAGCAGAGCACCGCCTGGACGCTGCACATGGCTGTGCGGGATCTGATACGGGCCGTGTTCTTGTGCGACATGAGCGTCTTTGATGCCTACATGGAACCTGGTCCCCGGAGACAGTCCAGCCTCTTCCAGTGGGAGAACAGCCGGGCCCTGTGTTCTGCACCTGCCTGTGACATCATCCCACAAGATGAAATCATCCCCcgggctcactgcaggctcctgTGCAGTCAACAGCCCTTTGAGGTGGTGGAGAAGGCCTGCCGCTCCTACAGCCACGTGGTGCTCAAGGAGGTGCGCTTCTTCAACCTGCAGTCCCTCTACCCGCTGCTGAAAGACCCCTCCCTCAACCTGCATATCGTGCACCTGGTCCGGGACCCCCGGGCCGTGTTCCGTTCCCGAGAACGCACACAGGGAGATCTCATGATTGACAGTCGCATTGTGATGGGGCAGCATGAGCAAAAACTCAAGAAGGAGGACCAACCCTACTATGTGATGCAGGTCATCTGTCAAAGCCAGCTGGAGATCTACAAGACCATCCAGTCCTTGCCCAAGGCCCTGCAGGAACGCTACCTGCTTGTGCGCTATGAGGACCTGGCTCGAGCCCCTGTGGCCCAGACTTCCCGAATGTATGAATTCGTGGGATTGGAATTCTTGCCCCATCTTCAGACCTGGGTGCATAACATCACCCGAGGCAAGGGCATGGGTGACCACGCTTTCCACACAAATGCCAGGGATGCCCTTAATGTCTCCCAGGCTTGGCGCTGGTCtttgccctatgaaaaggtttctCGACTTCAGAAATCCTGTGGCGATGCCATGAATTTGCTGGGCTACCGCCACGTCAGATCTGAACAAGAACAGAGAAACCTGTTGCTCGATCTTCTGTCTACCTGGACTGTCCCTGAGCAAATCCACTAA